Part of the Solanum pennellii chromosome 10, SPENNV200 genome is shown below.
GATATTATCACTAAGTACGTATGCAGAAAGCTTAGTTGTTTCTGATAAATCCTCTGCTCAAGGAGCTAGGTAGAAAAAGCCTAGAAAATAAGGACTTATTGtttgaaaaacatttaaattcatcatatatcaaaaaataaactacataattaaaaaaaaaatctttattttacCATGCACTATTGAAGACTGTAGATGAGATAGTTTGGCATTTTGTCTTTCTTTCTTGTGTGCATTTTGATGGCCTCCTAAAGCTTGAGAAGTTGGAAAGCTCCTAAAACAATAGTAACATTCATATTTCCTGCTGATTTCATCAACATGACCTCTTTTATCAATACGATTCGCGGAGATACTCATCGTATTTGGTTTAGGTTCATGATGCAAAGGATTTTTATCAGTTGATTCAGACATGTTAGTACTATCACCAACACTAAATTCTTTACCAAAAAGTCTAATGGATTTTTTTCTAAGGGGGGGTTGAGAGAAGGACTTCACATTCATGTAATCAACAGCTTCTCTTCCAATCTTCTCCATggatttaattttgattttgtgtgtgtgtgtgtgttgtgttTTCTAAAGTTATAAGTGGTATTTGGAGGAATTGaagaatatttttgtttatattagGGTTTTGGGAAGGTCTAATGGGACCAATATAGGAAGTGGTCTATTTAATGATCTTTAGTATAAGTTAACAAT
Proteins encoded:
- the LOC107002124 gene encoding zinc finger protein 8-like is translated as MEKIGREAVDYMNVKSFSQPPLRKKSIRLFGKEFSVGDSTNMSESTDKNPLHHEPKPNTMSISANRIDKRGHVDEISRKYECYYCFRSFPTSQALGGHQNAHKKERQNAKLSHLQSSIVHETNRHRFGEPSAAATRLTHHHSTWSNIKNNNVYSPNYNEAFWQIPPTIHHYQNNINPSSSFSHDSFFPNDEEKREFQNHVSLDLHL